Below is a genomic region from Salvelinus fontinalis isolate EN_2023a chromosome 2, ASM2944872v1, whole genome shotgun sequence.
TGATGCGTATCAAATATATGCCCAGGATGATATAATGCTGAATTTATCATCGTCCATAGCTAGATTTCCATACAATTGGCGACAGATTATTATGCGAATATTCTAAAGTCCGCATGAACAAAACATGTGCATTTTCACACCAGAGACGTATTTCCATCATATGGACTTGTTGCGGATACAAGTCTGTGCGTGATGACATAACTTTTGTGGTTAAATTCCCACGtactgaataaaaaatacaagttaaatgggtttccgttGCATTTTAAACTCTACTGATATTTTTGTCACAAAATAATGTTGCGTTACGTAGCCAATGTGCCCATTCTGGTATTGGAATGTGCGCTCTAGCCAAAACGATgacattattatggacaaaagagggatattattttatttgtcaaatgttaGTCAATCATTGatatcaccagaataagaccgtcgacatttattggaaaggagcgtcAAGCACATACCGTGcattttcaccaccctgtgaagttcattatCATGTATTTCATATGTAGCCTAATAAAGTGCATGCTTTCCCGACGAGcagtagtgggaggaccacacaccatatcattgcGTGAATcacaagtttacttcgatatgatggttattttaTGAATATTTTCGCATAAAGTCGTTTCCACCGACATTACTCGCATAGTTAATTTTACCGGCACAAAAGATCCACCATGTCTAGGTTATTTTGTTTCGTGGAAATTGTGAAAGTTTACCGACAAAatgttctgtttccatcaggcctgttatGACATTTCCTATCCGACGTACCTTACTCACATAAAACGTTTGGATGGAAACCCGGTTCATGTTCGAGATATGTCGAGACGGGTGTACTGGCCAATCAGTTAACCTACAGCCAACAAACTAGAAACTCTTGTGAGAGGACTTGTGTTGACAGAGAAGAAACACCTGCTGCAAATGTTCAAATTAGGGGTGAATTTCAATAGTCCTCTTTTCCTCAATCTGCATTGATTTTTAACTGCTGGTAAGAAGTGACAGCTAGACTATTGAGATCTACACCCTGTTCATGAATTAAGTCTTGTTAGAAAGGGCAGGTGCTGATTGGTTTGGGGGAGTGTATAGTAACTTGGTAAATCAGTATAAGAAGGGAATGAGCTGTTCAGCAAAGCAACTTGAAATAATCAAACATGAAGAGTTTTGCTGCAAAGTATATCAGTGTCCATGCTGTGATTTTGGGACTGCTGCTACCTCAGGTAAAAATACAATTAATCAGTGGGCTCCACTAATTTGAGCAGTGTAACAATACAGATCATGTAGTAGATAGAAATCTGAGACTTGATTTTACTTCCTGTTTTAAATATACTACGTTATGAAGTGTGTCTGCTATTATTGACACAGTAGTAGTGACCTTATTTTGCATGTGTTCTTCTAGGCAATCCCATGCAATGTGACGGGAGTGTGGCGAAATGAGCTGGGCTCTGTGCTTGATATTGAGGCGGTCGGTTCTGAGCTCCGAGGCCTTTATCAGAGTGCAGTGGAGACTGCTCCAGGAGTCACGGGTCCAGAACAACAGGCCAAGTTACTGGGTGTGACTAGTAATCGGGGTCTGCGAACCTCTGTGGCTTTCTCTGTGTTATGGGAGGCAGGTGTGTAAACCCTGGAATGTGTTCAGCAaggcattttatttttatttcacctttatttaaccaggtaggctagttgagaacaagttctcatttgcaactgcgacctggccaagaggaAGCAAAGCAGTTTGGCACGTACAACAGGgtcacacatggaataaacaaacatacagtagaaaaagtctatatacagcatgtgcaaatgaggtaggttaagggaggtaaggccatggtggcaaagtaattacaatatagcaaattAAGACTAatggtagagatactggggtgcgaaggagcaagataaatgCAGCATAATGTTGTGCAACGTTAGGAAATATATTTTGTACCACTAATTGCACCACTTCTATCTCCAACCTTCCACAATGTGGCCCTAGTCTCAATCTGAATGACCTTGACTGTAACAATGGCTGTGATGCAATTGCATCATATTGCCTGTCCCCCCCCAGGTTCCTGTAGCgcttgggttggtcagtgtttccaacTGCCTGATGGGAAGCGAGTGCTGAAGACCCTGTGGATGCTGCGCTCTGTGGCTTCATGCCCTGCAGACAACTGGAAGAGTACCAGGTAGGCTACAGCTCCTCACTACTTAgcgtggggggggggttactgtagaACACAATTGCCCTTCACTAAAAGCCTACTGACATGAGAGCTACAGGGGTAAACTCAATGTTTTTAGAGCTAATTCCTATATGGACTTTGAGCATATTTGTATACCACTTGTTTTTGAGACTTTCTTTTTATCATTAGGATGGGAGAGGACACTTTCATCTTCATTGCCTGAAAGCAGAATGTACTGATCATCTGGCAATGTTGCATTTGGTTTGCTGCCCTCTACTGAATGTTCTTTGAACTCTCCATAGAAATAATCTGTTTTATACTCCCTGAGCTGATCTCTCATCCATGCCATAAACTATGAAACTTGTTCAATTCATGAATAAAAATGTGTTATTTACCTTGCCTGACATAAATAAAAGTTTAAACTCAGATGGGGATATGTTTGTTTATTCTCCAACAAACGGTCTGTCAAATGAACATGGGTGGTACCAACGTGGGATAAACTATTGTTTCAGACATTACAGAGCACTGGTGCATTAGGCTTGAGTTTCTATGCCAAGGTAACAAACCTATTGACCACGTTTTCATGCGCACAAATTTCCTGTACTCTTCGGGGTACTCGTGTATTCTACTTGAGTTGACGCATATAAACATATCCCGTTTACATTGACCTGAAAAAGCTTGTATCCCGGTTTAGATTTTTGGCGGGGGTGGGCTACTGTGGCATGTACAAATCTTATCCAGTTTGCTGTTTTTTGCAGGGTGTGCAGGCCCAGTTTTGCATAATGTGGGTTCTGTGATGTCAAACATCCcttcaaaaagtaggctacctgtgCAGGTCAATCCACTGTAAATTATTTTGTTGATACTCTGTCCTGTACCGTAGCTTAGTGGCTACCTTCACCCCTAATTTAGAGACCTTTCTACTTATTGAAATTTCAGGTAGGCCATAGTTAGGCCTACATGTAGCTTCTGTCAACTTGTTGCCCCAGACATGAGTGCTCACCAGAATGTCTTTGATAATTATTGCATTAGTAATCACCAGTAAAGTTGCCTGTTTCGTTTAGGCACTGGGGTTGAAACATGTCTTGAGCAAAATGTCCATGTCATGTTTGACCGGTTTTAAGGAAATTAAAATAACATGACTTGACTTGGGTGCGTTTTGTGGTTGATACTGTCTGCAGAAGTGTCTACACATGCATTTGAATTTTTTCGGTGCTGAAAAATCCTTTCTCCACTCACGTTTCCAAGATGAATAAGCATTTGACAGATGCATATTTCTGCAGGAGTAAAATGCTATAGGCCTACAgtaagtgttcatatttcagTTACTACTCTATGTAGCCCATATGAACTTAACAGGAATATTCTGTTTATTCAGGGTTACTCGTTAGCGGGAAATGAAAGGTGTGTGTAAACAGCTTATCCTGAATAAGGCCTTAAGCGGGATACTGTCCGCATGTAATCGTGGTCAATGATTCCGGTCCCTACACTGCATAGGATAACTTTATCCACAGAGGTACACTATAAACCTCTAATTACATGGTGACTCATCTTCAGTCAGTATTTAAAAACTACATGATAAAAACAATTAGGTTTGCAATAGATTAACCAATGTGCCACTGGATTATTTGTCAGCATTTTGTACAATCAAGCAACTGATTTCAGGCACTTCTGTAACTTGTCGATGCAAATCTTTAATTTTATTCAATGTACTCAGTGACTGTGATAAAACATTTGACCCATTTGACCTTCCAAAAATGTCAGGTGTTCTCATGTACAAACACGCCCAGTACTCACATCTCTGTGCTCACCCCGCAAAGAACAGGAAGCCACTGAATGAGTTATGGTTGAGTATCATCATAGACTTTTTGCTTAGGACCCAAGCGCATGTTGACCGTGTCCCATTTCTGCAGCTGTAGTGTGATCACACTGGAGAAATGATCAAGGCCTGTgactgtaacggcttgtgctctcctcatcctcggatgaggtgaggagagaaggatcttcagaccaaaaccaacatagaaacaaataacatagactgcccacccaaaactaacgccctgaccataaacacataaaaacaacataaaacaggtcaggactgttacagtgacTCTCATTGTCTAAAATATACATCATCGTAGCGGTGTTCTTAATAAGTGCTGCACCCCTGCTGGATGCACTGTCAGCCCCTGCAACATATCTGAAGTAGTATGCTCCTCTCACTGGTGCGGTGAATTTACCTGTTTCAGAGAAGAGACATAATCACCATCCTTAATTCAACAATGGGTTACTGTGCTATACTTTCATGTGCTATAATTGAAAGTCCAGTGCCTCTGAAGCTCATTGTGGTGGCTTTACATACTCATTTATAGGTCCTTATGAATATATGATATGCTGTGTAGATTATCCCACAGCAAGAAGATATGGCCTAATACTTTATAAAGATTTAAAACAATGCAATATATTTGCTGTATAAGAAACACAACAATGGATAGGGAATATACATATGAATGCAGCagggtacctgtggatgtactgtaAGCATCGCCGATGTTTACATCTACTCACTTGTAGATCAGGTCATAATAGTAAATAATAGTAAATGTCGTTGAGGAAGGGTCCAAAGTAGCCACCAATTCCTAAAGATGCAGAGAATGACAACTTTGGTGTGTCTGTGAGCACAATGTCATCACAAGGTAAAAATGTTGTGGCACAACTAATTATCGATGCACGGATTGTTACGCTACTGTAAAGTCAACAACTCAAAGCACTATATGTAATGATGGCTAATGTGTGCACTTCTCCATACATGAACTTGCTTTCTTCAGCTCGTCAACCTCTCCTCTAAGCTCCACCACCTCTGACTCCTGCTCTTGTAGCTGGATCTCAGTGTTGTTTGACTCGGCATTAAGGGCCTTCAGTTCCCGGGCTTGACCCAAAGGAAATATATCACAATTAATACACTAACTCCCAACGACAACATTACCAAAAACCATGGTGTTGTTTTTGAGATTAATCCTTTAATTTGTTCTCTTCAGCAGTAACAGACTTTGTATTGTCACTGCCAGAGGAGATTGTAGACCTGTAAACAAGAGGGTCTGCACTGTGTGTATGTACCAACATGCTCACTCCACAGTTGCACTACTTCTGTTTTCTGACGTGTCAGGTCCTTCTTCTGTTCCCCGGCCTCAGCCACAGTGCTGTTCAGCCTGACATCAAGGACCACTAGTTCCTGGGCttgcaattatacacattttgctatggggcagagagaaaatattgcagttttaaagcGAATTTCCTGTAAATCtaaacattttgccatggcttatgacGTGTTCATATTGGGGAGGGGCCCGACCTCCAGGGGACcctaacaaaaaaacaaataatatatatatatttatagtaTTAGTGGTAGATCAGTGACACCCATTCAATGTCATTATTTTCAGTGGATTAGATTACAATTACACATCTGTGCCTATTTGGGTTGTATATGCAGCTTTAACAAATAAAAATCATTGAAGTTGACAAAGAAAATAGGAAAAGTACAGAAAAATGTGCTGGGCAAATCAGTGAAAAACAACAAGAGTTCAGAGTCCAGGTTATTAAAGGATCCCTCTGGTTTAGCCTAATCAATGGCCTTGCATGACCCTTAGATGCCAGGATCAATGGCTTTGATTATTGGAGGAACACCTCTGTCATGAGTGTCGAACGCCCACACTGCTCAATGCTGCTTGATGGAGAGCCCTCCGTGCCTGGTTACCAAGGTGCTCCGAGGAAAACATTTCCCACAAAATTAGAGTGAAAATGTGAAGTTTATGAAACAGAGTATCATAATATAAATGGAGGCTACTTAACATATGTTATATCACTGAGATATGGGAAAATGTATAATGAGTAATGGTGGTATAGTCCTACATGCTGTAAACATGGATAGACACAGAATGCCTGATATTTAAAATTAACTAAGCTGCATTATGAATCTTTTGAAGATCTTTGAGTATCAAAGACAATGTAAATCAACTACcacataaaaataaacaaaaagctCATTTTTCCAGCTTCACACGATTCTGTAAATCGATCACTGTTTATaatgctgtttctgtctgtctgacaggaacctgtctgccccccccccccccccccaactctccACACCTAATGCAATAAAGTTTGATCATCATAATAAAATAATTTACCCCATGTGAGGCCAGTCAAGTGTGTTTCACTCATTAAAATATATAGTTTTTTAAAAAGTAAGACCATAAAACCATAGTGTGTAATTTCTGTCAGTTAAATTAAGACAGGATATTGAATTTTAGTGTAAACTACTACCCATCAAGCCCAAAAGAACCACCATCTATTTTAAAAGTCACAGTCCTTGAGGTGGGGTAGAATATGCCTagtcatgggaaaatctaaatagcGTACTCCTTCCTACTGCTCAAAGCCCATTGGTGGATAAGGTCAaaggggagggacctctggctttctcatccaatgggtttttcCAATGAGGCGAGGTCATGCttggagtatgcaattgagattctttCATGGTGTTGATTACATAAGGTGACTGGCAAGTCTTTATTGCTTTCACAATGTGCTCACTGCTCTACTCTGACTGACACATTTACCCCTCAAGCCTTCAGTAGAATATAACCCGACGAAGAGTGTCTGGTATGGGGTTTattaatgaaaaagtgaaaatcaatttCGAAAAATGTTGATATTGGATAAGCTGTTAGAAAATAGTTAACCACATCACCACACAGTAACCTTATGTTACTGGTGAGGTGATGTGACCAAGGAATGTATCTGAGTTGGTCCATTTACCTATGAATCAAAATTGCATCGCTGTAGTGGCCTACCAATTTCAAAGACAGAATTATATATATTTGCTAACCTGCTAGGCCTGCTACCTACCTAGAGCTACTTGGAACACTACTAACTCCACGACTGGtttatcgacgtcaccgcacgaagaggcaaaaacagacttacccccatcgcgacgtcccccaaaggctaacttgctagccccggtctactaactgctagcttgcctgccccggtctgctaactgctagcacctgctaactgcttgcttgctaacccggtctgctaactgctagcttgtcagccccggtctgctaactgctaggttgtttagccccggcctactaactgttagcgtgttagcatcggcctgctaactTGTGTAAGAAAGTGTAGTTCCAagaaggcgtagcagtcggacgtgtatttgtcttgtcttgtcccgcgtaaatagtcctcgtattttttgtatacatttcgtatatattttaatttcactttccatcttggaactgaatatacattcccgcaacccgcctcacccaatgtggtacggatctgttattttttatactttagaaccgtaaccccaatcagaagctagccagataactagctactagctagtagtcagttagccactgctgcggtcttcgcccttaactcggacaccagccatcttcagctcgggcaaatacctgccagtctgcaggcgcgatatcaacccagagaatataggactgctttttctctaccacatcaccggattcctgacgcaagctctggacaattacaccggatcatcgtcgctagctagctgcaaccaggtggctactactggctaatacctctgtcccgaaacaagcaccagttagccttgagctagcctcgagctaggcccatctgccggctagccgaagaggcctaccagcgaattattgggctacaatacctcttttgccaattggactggaccctttattgccgacacagagccccgccgatccatcacgactggtctgccgacgtaattgtccgaggtggtttcaacaggcttttccattgcgacgtttctgaatacccatctgctaattattagctgtcttatctgctgctatctaaataaatataccggacaatttatttattttttatttattttttcctgggtcactatatctattttgccaattggatcgatcccctctaccacacggaaccccactaatctaccgacggaaacgaacgaggtgacaaaaaaataaaaaaataaaataaaataaaaacagacctccatcctatgttatcttgctaccgatagccagctacccggccagctgtctggatcgccgtgcccccaaccaacctctactcactggacccttatgatcactcgattaagcatgcctctccttaatgtaaatatgccttgtccattgctgttctggttagtgtttattggcttatttcactgtagagcctctagccctgctcactatatatccaacctctcagttccaccacccacatatgcgatgacatcacctggtttcaatgatgtttctagagactatatctctctcatcatcacccattacctaggtttacctccactgtattcacatcctaccatacgtttgtctgtacattattccttgatgctattttatcgcccccagaaacttccttttactctctgttctagacgttccaaacgaccaattctcatagcttttagccgtacccttatcctactcctcctctgttcctctggtgatgtagaggtgaatccaggccctgcagtacctagctccactcctattccccaggcgctctcttttgatgacttctgtaaccgtaatagccttggtttcatgcatgttaacattagaagcctcctccctaagtttgttttgttcactgctttagcacactctaccaacccagatgttttagccgtgtctgaatcctggcttaggaagaccacaaaaaattctgacattttcatccctaactacaagattttcagacaagatagaacggccaaagggggcggtgttgcaatctactgcaaggattgcctgcagagttctgttttactatccaggtctgttccgaaacaatttgaactcctacttttaaaaatccacctctctaaaaacaagtctctcactgttgccgcctgctatagaccaccctctgcccccagctgtgctctggacaccatatgtgaactgattgccccccatctatcttcagagcttgtgctgctaggcgacctaaattggaacatgcttaacaccccggccatcctacaatccaagcttgatgccctcaatctcacacaaattatcaatgaacctaccaggtacaactccaaatccgtaaacacgggcaccctcatcgatgtcatcctaactaactcaccctccaaatacacctctgctgttttcaatcaagacctcagagatcactgcctcattgcctgcatccgtaatgggtctgcgaccaaacgcccacccctcatcactgtcaaacgctccctaaacacttctgcaagcaggcctttctaatcgacctggccggggtatcctggaatgacattgacctcatcccgtcagtagatgatgcctggctattctttaaaagtgccttcctctccatcttaaataagcatgccccattcaaaaaatgtagaactaggaatagatatagtccttggttcactccagacctgtctgcccttgacaaccacaaaaacatcctgtggcattctgcattagcatcgaacatcccccttgatatgcaacttttcagggaagttagtaacaaatatacacaggcagctaggacagctaaggctagctttttcaaacagaaatttgcatcctgtagtactaacttaaaaaagttctgggacactgaaaagtccatggagaataagagcacctcctcccagctgcccactgctctgaggctaggaaacactgtcaccactgataaatccactataattgagaatttcaataaacatttctctacagctggccatgctttccatctggctacccctaccccggtcaactgcccggcaccctccacagcaacccgccaaagcccccaccatttctccttcacccaaatccagatagctgatgttctgaaagagctgcaaaatctggacccctacaaatcagccgggctagacaatatgGACccactctttctaaaatgatctaccgaaattgttgcaacccctattactagcctgttcaacctctctttcgtatcgtctgaggttcccaaagattgtaaagctgccgcggtcatccccctcttcaaagggggtgacactctagacccaaactgctacagacctatatctatcctaccctgtctttctaaggtcttcgaaagccaagttaacaaacagattgccgaccattttgaatcccaccgtaccttctccgctatgcaatctggtttcagagctggtcatgggtgcacctcagccacgttcaaggtcctaaacgacatcataaccgccatcgataagagacattactgtgcagccgtatccatcgacctggccaaggcttttgacactgtcaatcaccacattcttactggcagactcgacagccttggtttctcaaatgattgcctcccctggtttaccaactacttctctggtagagttcagtgtgtcaaatcggagggcctgttgtccggacctctggcagtctctatgggggtgccacagggttcaatccccgggccgactctcttctctgtatacatcaatgatgttgctcttgctgctggtgattctctgatccacctctatgcagacaacaccattctgtatacttctggcccctctttggacactgtgttacccaacctccagacgagcttcaatgccatacaactctccttccgtggcctccaactgctcttaaacgcaagtaaaactaaatgtatgctattcaaccaatcactgcccgcacctgcacgcccgtccagcatcactactctggacggctctgacttagaatacgtggacaactacaaatacctaggtgtctggttagactgtaaactctccttccagactcacattaagcatctccaatccaaaattacatctagaatttTGCATCCTatatcacaacaaagcatccttcactcatgctggcaaacataccctc
It encodes:
- the LOC129815234 gene encoding avidin-related protein 3-like, whose translation is MKSFAAKYISVHAVILGLLLPQAIPCNVTGVWRNELGSVLDIEAVGSELRGLYQSAVETAPGVTGPEQQAKLLGVTSNRGLRTSVAFSVLWEAGSCSAWVGQCFQLPDGKRVLKTLWMLRSVASCPADNWKSTRMGEDTFIFIA